One part of the Gossypium raimondii isolate GPD5lz chromosome 1, ASM2569854v1, whole genome shotgun sequence genome encodes these proteins:
- the LOC105785658 gene encoding F-box protein SKIP28, giving the protein MEIAKSMELATLSHKQSSFAGPPHEALFLVLAYLPLFELLSMSEVCRSLRDAVEKDVLPWLNVIVERPLSLRLSDEILMKIASKANGRLRTLVLMYCAKITDDGLQRVIDQNPLISKLHIPGCTGLTPDGVIRALQKLSDCQDGLKSLWINGIANMKKEHLERLQFYLQTNQKLPQIQQTRQPLLYHNYRRLRAYRWEELGRVIDVELCPKCNEVRVVFDCPREECKRKRENSMTGCRMCMFCIPRCEECGKCVENGDLEETVCADTLCLDCWIQLPKCNFCNKPCCTQHANMQIASTGSIGWICSVCHDKSDDFE; this is encoded by the exons ATGGAGATTGCAAAGAGCATGGAACTTGCAACCCTTTCACATAAACAATCCAGTTTTGCAGGGCCACCCCATGAGGCTTTGTTTCTTGTCTTGGCCTACCTTCCATTATTTGAACTTCTGTCCATGAGTGAAGTTTGCAGGTCACTGAGAGATGCAGTGGAAAAGGATGTACTCCCATGGCTAAACGTCATCGTTGAAAGGCCTTTGAGCTTGAGGTTGTCAGATGAGATTCTGATGAAAATTGCTTCAAAGGCAAATGGTAGGCTAAGAACCTTGGTTCTCATGTACTGTGCCAAAATTACAGATGATGGGCTTCAAAGGGTAATCGACCAAAACCCTCTTATCAGTAAG CTTCACATACCAGGTTGCACTGGCTTAACCCCTGATGGAGTAATAAGAGCTCTGCAGAAGCTATCCGACTGCCAAGATGGCCTAAAAAGCCTTTGGATAAACGGCATTGCCAACATGAAGAAAGAACACCTCGAAAGGCTTCAATTTTACCTCCAAACAAACCAAAAACTGCCGCAGATTCAGCAAACGAGACAGCCTCTCTTATATCATAATTACAGAAGGTTGCGAGCATATAGATGGGAAGAACTTGGGAGAGTTATTGATGTGGAACTTTGTCCCAAATGCAATGAAGTAAGGGTTGTATTTGATTGTCCTAGAGAGGAATGCAAAAGGAAGAGAGAGAATTCAATGACTGGATGTAGGATGTGCATGTTCTGCATTCCAAGGTGTGAAGAATGTGGCAAGTGTGTCGAAAATGGAGACTTGGAAGAAACCGTTTGTGCTGATACTCTTTGCCTAGATTGTTGGATTCAGCTTCCCAAATGCAATTTCTGTAATAAGCCATGCTGTACTCAACATGCCAACATGCAGATAGCTTCAACGGGTTCAATAGGGTGGATTTGTAGTGTTTGCCATGATAAGTCTGatgattttgaataa
- the LOC105785657 gene encoding glucan endo-1,3-beta-glucosidase 3 isoform X1 — MAILLLLLPLLVSAVYGDEKAFIGVNIGTDLSDMPSPTQVVALLKAQNVWHVRLYDADRAMLLALANTGIQVTISVPNEQLLGIGQSNATAANWVARNVIAHVPATNITAIAVGSEVLTALPNAAPVLVSALKLIHSALVASNLDSQIKVSTPHSSSIILDSFPPSQAFFNRSWDPVMVPLLKFLQSTGSYLMLNVYPYYDYMQSNNVIPLDYALFRPLPPNKEAVDANTLLHYTNVFDAIVDAAYFSMSYLNITNVPIVVTESGWPSKGDSSEPDATVDNANTYNSNLIKHVINNTGTPKHPGITVSTYIYELYNEDLRPSPLSEKNWGLFDANGTPVYILHLTAAGTVFANDTTNQTFCVAKDGADPKMLQAALDWACGPGKVDCSPLLQGQPCYEPDNVVSHSTYAFNAYFQQMGKSTGTCDFKGVATISTTDPSHGSCIFPGSFGKNGTITNGTSLAPSSNDTSLGCPTQYFYGSCSFTTSVIIGAFLMTAVFL, encoded by the exons ATGGCTATTTTACTGCTGCTATTGCCTCTGCTTGTCTCAGCTGTTTATGGTGATGAAA AAGCCTTTATCGGAGTGAACATTGGTACGGACCTTTCCGACATGCCCAGCCCTACTCAAGTGGTAGCCCTTCTCAAGGCTCAGAATGTCTGGCATGTGAGGCTTTATGATGCTGATCGAGCTATGCTCCTTGCACTTGCCAACACAGGTATCCAAGTGACTATCTCTGTCCCCAACGAGCAGCTCCTTGGTATTGGTCAGTCGAATGCCACTGCAGCGAACTGGGTGGCTCGCAATGTTATAGCCCATGTCCCTGCCACCAACATCACAGCAATAGCTGTTGGGTCCGAAGTACTAACTGCACTCCCAAATGCTGCTCCTGTCCTAGTTTCTGCCTTAAAGCTCATCCACTCTGCCCTTGTTGCTTCAAATCTTGACAGTCAAATCAAAGTCTCTACGCCACATTCATCTTCAATTATTCTGGACTCTTTTCCACCTTCTCAAGCCTTCTTTAATCGTTCATGGGATCCTGTAATGGTTCCATTGCTGAAGTTTTTGCAGTCTACTGGGTCGTACCTTATGCTCAATGTATATCCGTATTATGATTATATGCAATCAAATAACGTGATCCCGTTGGACTATGCTCTTTTCCGGCCCCTCCCTCCAAACAAAGAAGCTGTGGATGCTAACACACTCCTGCATTACACTAATGTCTTTGATGCTATTGTTGATGCAGCATATTTTTCTATGTCATACTTAAACATCACCAATGTTCCGATTGTAGTCACCGAGTCTGGTTGGCCTTCTAAGGGTGATTCATCTGAGCCTGATGCTACGGTTGACAATGCTAATACATACAACAGTAACTTGATCAAGCATGTAATTAACAACACTGGGACTCCTAAACACCCTGGGATCACAGTTAGTACTTACATTTATGAGCTTTACAATGAGGATTTGAGACCTTCGCCACTCTCGGAAAAGAACTGGGGGCTATTTGATGCCAATGGAACACCAGTTTATATTTTACACCTGACAGCTGCTGGTACTGTTTTTGCAAATGACACTACAAACCAAACTTTTTGTGTTGCAAAGGATGGTGCTGATCCGAAGATGTTACAAGCAGCTCTTGATTGGGCTTGTGGACCTGGGAAAGTTGATTGCTCACCTTTGTTGCAGGGGCAACCATGTTATGAGCCCGATAATGTGGTTTCCCACTCAACTTATGCTTTCAATGCATACTTCCAACAGATGGGCAAGTCTACTGGAACCTGTGATTTCAAGGGGGTGGCTACCATCAGTACAACTGATCCAA GTCACGGTTCATGCATATTTCCTGGAAG TTTTGGAAAAAACGGCACCATCACTAACGGTACATCACTGGCCCCTTCGTCGAATGACACGAGTTTAGGCTGCCCAACACAATATTTCTACGGGAGTTGTTCGTTCACAACCTCCGTGATAATAGGCGCTTTCCTTATGACTGCTGTTTTCTTGTAG
- the LOC105785657 gene encoding glucan endo-1,3-beta-glucosidase 3 isoform X2 produces MPSPTQVVALLKAQNVWHVRLYDADRAMLLALANTGIQVTISVPNEQLLGIGQSNATAANWVARNVIAHVPATNITAIAVGSEVLTALPNAAPVLVSALKLIHSALVASNLDSQIKVSTPHSSSIILDSFPPSQAFFNRSWDPVMVPLLKFLQSTGSYLMLNVYPYYDYMQSNNVIPLDYALFRPLPPNKEAVDANTLLHYTNVFDAIVDAAYFSMSYLNITNVPIVVTESGWPSKGDSSEPDATVDNANTYNSNLIKHVINNTGTPKHPGITVSTYIYELYNEDLRPSPLSEKNWGLFDANGTPVYILHLTAAGTVFANDTTNQTFCVAKDGADPKMLQAALDWACGPGKVDCSPLLQGQPCYEPDNVVSHSTYAFNAYFQQMGKSTGTCDFKGVATISTTDPSHGSCIFPGSFGKNGTITNGTSLAPSSNDTSLGCPTQYFYGSCSFTTSVIIGAFLMTAVFL; encoded by the exons ATGCCCAGCCCTACTCAAGTGGTAGCCCTTCTCAAGGCTCAGAATGTCTGGCATGTGAGGCTTTATGATGCTGATCGAGCTATGCTCCTTGCACTTGCCAACACAGGTATCCAAGTGACTATCTCTGTCCCCAACGAGCAGCTCCTTGGTATTGGTCAGTCGAATGCCACTGCAGCGAACTGGGTGGCTCGCAATGTTATAGCCCATGTCCCTGCCACCAACATCACAGCAATAGCTGTTGGGTCCGAAGTACTAACTGCACTCCCAAATGCTGCTCCTGTCCTAGTTTCTGCCTTAAAGCTCATCCACTCTGCCCTTGTTGCTTCAAATCTTGACAGTCAAATCAAAGTCTCTACGCCACATTCATCTTCAATTATTCTGGACTCTTTTCCACCTTCTCAAGCCTTCTTTAATCGTTCATGGGATCCTGTAATGGTTCCATTGCTGAAGTTTTTGCAGTCTACTGGGTCGTACCTTATGCTCAATGTATATCCGTATTATGATTATATGCAATCAAATAACGTGATCCCGTTGGACTATGCTCTTTTCCGGCCCCTCCCTCCAAACAAAGAAGCTGTGGATGCTAACACACTCCTGCATTACACTAATGTCTTTGATGCTATTGTTGATGCAGCATATTTTTCTATGTCATACTTAAACATCACCAATGTTCCGATTGTAGTCACCGAGTCTGGTTGGCCTTCTAAGGGTGATTCATCTGAGCCTGATGCTACGGTTGACAATGCTAATACATACAACAGTAACTTGATCAAGCATGTAATTAACAACACTGGGACTCCTAAACACCCTGGGATCACAGTTAGTACTTACATTTATGAGCTTTACAATGAGGATTTGAGACCTTCGCCACTCTCGGAAAAGAACTGGGGGCTATTTGATGCCAATGGAACACCAGTTTATATTTTACACCTGACAGCTGCTGGTACTGTTTTTGCAAATGACACTACAAACCAAACTTTTTGTGTTGCAAAGGATGGTGCTGATCCGAAGATGTTACAAGCAGCTCTTGATTGGGCTTGTGGACCTGGGAAAGTTGATTGCTCACCTTTGTTGCAGGGGCAACCATGTTATGAGCCCGATAATGTGGTTTCCCACTCAACTTATGCTTTCAATGCATACTTCCAACAGATGGGCAAGTCTACTGGAACCTGTGATTTCAAGGGGGTGGCTACCATCAGTACAACTGATCCAA GTCACGGTTCATGCATATTTCCTGGAAG TTTTGGAAAAAACGGCACCATCACTAACGGTACATCACTGGCCCCTTCGTCGAATGACACGAGTTTAGGCTGCCCAACACAATATTTCTACGGGAGTTGTTCGTTCACAACCTCCGTGATAATAGGCGCTTTCCTTATGACTGCTGTTTTCTTGTAG